The Elephas maximus indicus isolate mEleMax1 chromosome 19, mEleMax1 primary haplotype, whole genome shotgun sequence genome contains a region encoding:
- the PTGES3L gene encoding putative protein PTGES3L isoform X2: MARQHARTLWYDRPKYVFMEFCVEDNTDAHVLIEDHRIVFSCKNADGVELYNEIEFYAKVNSKDSRDKRSSRSVTCFVRKWKENVAWPRLTKEDIKPVWLSVDFDNWRDWEGDEEVELAHVEHYAELLKKVSTKGPPPAMDDLDDDSDSTDAKGT; encoded by the exons ATGGCAAG GCAGCATGCCCGGACCCTGTGGTATGACAGGCCTAAGTATGTGTTCATGGAGTTTTGCGTTGAGGACAACACCGATGCCCATGTGCTCATCGAGGACCACCGCATTGTGTTCAG CTGCAAGAATGCCGATGGAGTGGAGTTGTACAACGAGATAGAGTTCTATGCCAAGGTGAACTCTAAG GACTCCCGGGATAAGCGCTCTAGCCGCTCCGTTACTTGTTTTGTAAGGAAGTGGAAGGAGAATGTGGCCTGGCCCCGGCTTACAAAGGAGGATATCAAG CCAGTGTGGCTGTCTGTGGACTTTGATAACTGGAGAGATTGGGAAGGGGATGAAGAGGTAGAGCTGGCTCATGTGGAACATTACGCGGAG CTTTTGAAGAAGGTCAGCACAAAAGGACCTCCCCCTGCCATGGATGACCTGGAC
- the RUNDC1 gene encoding RUN domain-containing protein 1 — translation MAAVETAADPVTVVVAVEPKAKDEEEEEEESLSPCETVRWAPVGAVAEAGPGAAAFSEEASAEEPGVAPASPSGSPDRTLRRLRAERRRLDSALLALSSHFAQVQFRLRQVVRGAPAEQQRLLRELEDFAFRGCPHVLGYGDPEDPASDEGDGLPGDRPRLWGEDQSEQEKRERLETQREKQRELILQLKTQLDDLETFAYQEGSYDSLPQSMVLERQRVIIDELIRKLDMNLNEDISSLSTEELRQRVDAAVAQIVNPARVKEQLVEQLKTQIRDLEMFISFIQDEVGSPLQTGAGHCECKASGKTGSGYTRTGSSRLPPGNGRAKPEDVKRAQERGLHLMRRALAVLQIFAVSQFGCATGHIPQTLWPRGQADRDYCPLLKRLEVSVDRVKQLALRHQPHDHVVTSANLQDLSLRGKDELTMAVRKELTVAVRDLLAHGLYASSPGMSLVMAPIACLLPAFSSAPEAMHPWELFVKYYHAKNGRAYVESPARKLSQSFALPMMGGTVVTPKQSLLTAIHMVLTEHDPFKRSADSELKALVCMALNEQRLVSWVNLICKSGSLIEPHYQPWSYMAHTGFESALNLLSRLSSLKFSLPVDLAVRQLKNIKDAF, via the exons ATGGCGGCTGTCGAAACGGCTGCAGACCCGGTAACCGTGGTGGTGGCTGTTGAGCCAAAGGCGAAGgacgaagaggaggaggaagaggagtcgCTGTCACCTTGCGAGACGGTGCGCTGGGCTCCGGTGGGGGCAGTGGCGGAGGCCGGGCCCGGGGCAGCTGCGTTTTCGGAAGAGGCATCGGCCGAGGAGCCCGGCGTGGCCCCGGCTTCCCCGTCAGGCTCGCCGGACCGGACGCTGCGGCGGCTGCGGGCCGAGCGGCGGCGGCTGGACTCGGCACTGCTCGCACTGTCCTCGCACTTCGCACAGGTGCAGTTCCGCCTGCGCCAGGTGGTGCGCGGGGCGCCGGCGGAGCAGCAACGCCTCTTGCGCGAACTCGAGGACTTCGCCTTCCGTGGCTGCCCTCACGTCCTGGGTTACGGGGACCCTGAGGACCCTGCCAGCGACGAGGGGGACGGGCTGCCAGGGGACCGACCACGGTTGTGGGGCGAGGACCAG AGTGAGCAGGAGAAACGGGAGCGTCTGGAAACCCAAAGGGAGAAGCAGAGGGAGCTGATACTGCAGCTCAAGACCCAGCTAGATGACCTGGAAACTTTTGCTTACCAAGAGGGCAGCTATGACTCCCTGCCGCAGTCCATGGTCTTGGAAAGACAGCGG GTGATCATAGATGAGTTAATAAGGAAACTGGACATGAACCTGAATGAGGACATTAGCTCACTATCCACTGAAGAGCTCCGTCAGCGTGTGGATGCGGCTGTGGCTCAGATCGTTAACCCAGCCCGGGTGAAAGAACAGTTGGTTGAACAGTTGAAAACTCAGATCCGAGACCTCGAGATGTTCATCAGCTTCATCCAAG ATGAAGTGGGAAGCCCCTTGCAGACAGGTGCTGGGCACTGTGAGTGCAAGGCCAGTGGGAAGACAGGAAGTGGCTACACCAGAACAGGCAGCAGCAGACTGCCTCCAGGAAATGGCAGAG CGAAGCCAGAAGATGTGAAGAGGGCTCAGGAGAGGGGGCTGCATCTGATGCGGCGAGCACTGGCCGTGCTCCAGATCTTTGCTGTTAGCCAGTTCGGTTGTGCCACGGGCCACATTCCACAAACCCTGTGGCCGAGGGGCCAGGCTGACAGGGACTACTGTCCCTTACTAAAGCGGCTGGAGGTATCAGTAGACCGAGTGAAACAGCTAGCCTTGAGGCATCAGCCACATGACCATGTTGTCACCTCTGCCAACCTCCAGGACCTGTCTCTGAGAGGCAAGGATGAGCTGACCATGGCTGTGCGGAAGGAGCTGACAGTGGCCGTCAGAGACCTGCTGGCCCATGGGCTATACGCCTCCTCTCCAGGCATGAGCCTTGTCATGGCCCCCATTGCTTGTTTGCTACCAGCCTTCTCCTCGGCCCCTGAGGCCATGCACCCCTGGGAGCTCTTTGTAAAGTACTACCATGCTAAGAATGGCCGTGCTTATGTGGAATCTCCAGCCCGGAAGCTCTCCCAGTCCTTTGCTCTGCCTATGATGGGGGGTACTGTTGTAACCCCCAAACAGAGCCTACTGACAGCCATCCACATGGTGCTGACGGAGCACGACCCTTTTAAGCGCAGCGCAGACTCAGAGCTAAAGGCCTTGGTGTGCATGGCACTGAATGAGCAGCGTCTGGTGTCCTGGGTGAACCTCATCTGCAAGTCGGGGTCGCTCATCGAGCCCCACTACCAGCCCTGGAGCTACATGGCACACACAGGCTTTGAGAGTGCCCTCAACCTGCTCAGTCGCCTCAGCAGCCTCAAGTTCAGCCTCCCTGTAGACCTGGCTGTGCGCCAGCTCAAGAACATCAAAGATGCCTTTTGA
- the RPL27 gene encoding 60S ribosomal protein L27, giving the protein MGKFMKPGKVVLVLAGRYSGRKAVIVKNIDDGTSDRPYSHALVAGIDRYPRKVTAAMGKKKIAKRSKIKSFVKVYNYNHLMPTRYSVDIPLDKTVVNKDVFRDPALKRKARREAKVKFEERYKTGKNKWFFQKLRF; this is encoded by the exons ATGGGCAAGTTCATGAAACCTGGGAAGGTGGTGCTGGTCCTGGCCGGACGCTACTCCGGACGTAAGGCCGTCATCGTGAAG AACATTGATGATGGCACCTCAGACCGCCCCTACAGCCATGCTCTGGTAGCTGGAATTGACCGTTATCCCCGCAAAGTGACAGCTGCCATGGGCAAGAAGAAAATTGCCAAAAGGTCAAAGATCAAGTCTTTTGTGAAAGTGTATAACTATAATCACCTCATGCCCACAAG GTATTCGGTGGATATCCCCTTGGACAAAACTGTTGTCAACAAGGATGTCTTCAGAGACCCTGCTCTTAAACGCAAGGCCCGGCGGGAGGCCAAAGTCAAATTTGAGGAGAG GTACAAGACGGGCAAAAACAAGTGGTTCTTCCAGAAGCTGCGGTTTTAA
- the IFI35 gene encoding interferon-induced 35 kDa protein, giving the protein MFALHTLLEEQVRLRERLQELQQLKRDPRNAPQDKVPFPVPEFPLVFRGHTQQGREVPKSLISNLRIRCPLPGGSALITFDDPKVAEQVLQQKEHKIDMEDCRLRVQVQPLELPMLTTIQMSSEISSRRVLVSGFPAGLKLSEEQLLDKVEIFFGKASIGGGDVEIRELLQGGVMLGFTKYGVAQRLCQIGQFKVPLGGQQFLLNVSPYMSGEIQKAETWFQPVPRSVVVFNIPDVLDGPELHDVLEIHFQKPTRGGGEVEALTVVPPGERGLAVFTYESG; this is encoded by the exons ATGTTT GCCCTCCACACCCTCCTGGAGGAGCAGGTCAGACTAAGGGAGAGGCTTCAGGAGTTGCAACAGCTGAAAAGGGACCCCAGGAATGCCCCCCAAGACAAG GTCCCATTCCCAGTGCCTGAGTTCCCCCTGGTATTTCGAGGCCACACTCAGCAGGGCAGGGAAGTGCCCAAGTCTTTGATTTCCAACTTGCGGATCCGCTGCCCTCTGCCTGGAGGCTCAGCTCTGATCACCTTCGATGACCCTAAGG TGGCTGAGCAGGTGCTCCAACAAAAGGAGCATAAGATTGACATGGAGGATTGCCGACTGCGGGTGCAGGTCCAACCTTTGGAGCTGCCCATGCTGACCACCATCCAG ATGTCCAGCGAGATCAGCAGCCGGAGGGTGCTGGTCAGTGGGTTTCCTGCAGGGCTCAAGCTGAGTGAGGAGCAGTTGCTGGACAAGGTGGAGATCTTCTTTGGCAAGGCCTCCATTGGGGGTGGTGATGTGGAGATTCGAGAACTGCTGCAAGGAGGTGTCATGCTGGGTTTCACCAAGTATGGAG TGGCCCAGCGCCTGTGCCAGATTGGCCAGttcaaggtgccactgggtgggcagCAGTTCCTTCTAAATGTCTCTCCCTACATGAGTGGGGAGATCCAGAAAGCTGAG ACCTGGTTCCAGCCAGTGCCCCGCTCAGTGGTGGTGTTCAACATCCCCGACGTCCTGGATGGCCCAGAGCTGCACGATGTCCTGGAGATCCATTTCCAGAAGCCCACCCGTGGGGGCGGGGAAGTGGAGGCCCTAACAGTTGTGCCTCCTGGAGAGCGGGGCCTGGCGGTCTTCACCTATGAGTCGGGCTAG
- the VAT1 gene encoding synaptic vesicle membrane protein VAT-1 homolog encodes MHSQSNCAPTSGAQAMSAEREAAEAATVVAAAKAGAEEDGSSQPPKAEAAGDPQPPAVGEEAAAALPPPLRCLVLTSFGGYDKVKLQSRPAVPPAPGPGQLTLRVRACGLNFADLMARQGLYDRLPPLPITPGMEGAGVVTAVGEGVSDRKEGDRVMVLIKSGMWQEEVTVPSAQTFLMPEAMTFEEAAALLVNYITAYMVLFDFGNLRPGHSVLVHMAAGGVGMAALQLCRTVENVTVFGTASASKHEVLKENGVAHPIDYHTSDYVDEVKKVSPKGVDIVMDPLGGSDTAKGYNLLKPMGKVVTYGAANMLTGPKRNLMAVARTWWNQFSVTALQLLQANRAVCGFHLGQLEGEVELVSSVVARLVALYNQGLIKPHIDSVWPFEKVADAMKQMQEKRNVGKVLLVPGPEKEN; translated from the exons ATGCACTCTCAGTCCAACTGTGCACCCACGTCGGGAGCCCAAGCCATGTCCGCAGAGAGAGAGGCAGCCGAGGCGGCCACCGTGGTAGCGGCGGCCAAGGCAGGGGCCGAGGAAGACGGCTCTTCTCAGCCGCCGAAAGCCGAGGCCGCGGGCGACCCCCAGCCGCCCGCGGTCGGGGAGGAGGCTGCAGCCGCCTTGCCGCCGCCGCTGCGCTGCCTGGTGCTCACCAGCTTCGGCGGCTATGACAAAGTGAAACTGCAGAGCCGGCCGGCCGtgcccccggcccccggcccTGGCCAGCTGACACTGCGCGTCCGGGCCTGCGGGCTCAACTTTGCTGACCTCATGGCCCGACAGGGACTGTACGACCGGCTGCCGCCGCTGCCCATCACCCCGGGCATGGAGGGCGCGGGCGTGGTGACCGCCGTGGGTGAAGGAGTCAGCGACCGCAAG GAAGGGGACCGGGTGATGGTGTTGATCAAGTCGGGGATGTGGCAGGAGGAGGTGACTGTGCCCTCAGCCCAGACCTTCCTAATGCCTGAGGCCATGACCTTTGAGGAAGCCGCTGCCTTGCTGGTCAATTACATCACAGCCTACATGGTTCTCTTTGACTTCGGCAACCTGCGGCCTGGCCACAGCGTCTTGGTACACATGGCTGCAG GGGGTGTGGGTATGGCAGCCCTGCAGCTGTGCCGTACAGTGGAGAATGTGACCGTGTTTGGAACGGCCTCGGCCAGCAAGCACGAAGTACTGAAGGAGAATGGGGTCGCACACCCCATCGACTATCACACGAGTGACTATGTGGACGAGGTCAAAAAGGTCTCCCCTAAAG GAGTGGACATCGTCATGGACCCTCTGGGTGGGTCAGACACTGCCAAGGGCTACAACCTTCTCAAACCCATGGGCAAAGTCGTCACCTATG GAGCCGCCAACATGCTGACAGGCCCCAAGCGGAACCTGATGGCCGTGGCCCGCACCTGGTGGAATCAGTTCAGTGTGACAGCACTACAGCTGCTGCAGGCCAACCGGGCTGTGTGCGGCTTCCATCTGGGCCAGCTGGAGGGCGAGGTGGAGCTGGTCAGTAGTGTGGTGGCCCGCCTGGTGGCTCTGTACAACCAGGGCCTCATCAAGCCCCACATTGACTCGGTCTGGCCCTTCGAGAAG GTGGCTGATGCCATGAAGCAGATGCAGGAGAAGAGGAATGTGGGCAAGGTCctcctggtgcctgggccagagaagGAGAACTAG
- the RND2 gene encoding rho-related GTP-binding protein RhoN yields the protein MEGQSGRCKIVVVGDAECGKTALLQVFAKDAYPGSYVPTVFENYTASFEIDKRRIELNMWDTSGSSYYDNVRPLAYPDSDAVLICFDISRPETLDSVLKKWQGETQEFCPNAKVVLVGCKLDMRTDLATLRELSKQRLIPVTHEQGSVLAKQVGAVSYVECSSRSSERSVRDVFHVATVASLGRGHRQLRRTDSRRGLQRSTQLSGRPDRGTEGEIHKDRAKSCNLM from the exons ATGGAGGGGCAGAGCGGCCGCTGCAAGATCGTGGTGGTGGGGGACGCGGAGTGCGGCAAGACGGCGCTGCTGCAGGTGTTCGCCAAGGACGCCTATCCCGGG AGTTATGTCCCCACCGTGTTTGAGAACTACACCGCGAGCTTTGAGATCGACAAGCGCCGCATAGAGCTCAACATGTGGGACACTTCAG GTTCCTCTTACTATGATAATGTCCGGCCTCTGGCTTATCCTGATTCCGATGCTGTGCTCATCTGCTTCGACATTAGCCGGCCAGAAACACTGGACAGTGTCCTCAAGAAG TGGCAGGGGGAAACTCAGGAATTTTGCCCCAATGCCAAGGTTGTACTGGTTGGCTGTAAACTGGACATGCGGACTGACCTGGCCACACTGAGGGAGCTGTCCAAGCAGAGGCTTATCCCTGTTACACATGAGCAG GGCAGTGTGCTGGCCAAGCAGGTGGGGGCCGTGTCCTACGTCGAGTGCTCCTCCCGATCCTCTGAGCGCAGTGTCAGGGATGTTTTCCATGTGGCCACAGTGGCCTCCCTTGGCCGTGGCCATAGGCAGCTGCGTCGTACTGACTCACGCCGGGGACTGCAGCGATCTACTCAGCTGTCAGGACGGCCAGACCGGGGAACTGAGGGCGAGATACACAAGGATCGAGCCAAGAGCTGCAACCTCATGTGA